In the genome of Streptomyces sp. SAI-127, the window AGGTCTCCGCACCGGGCCCGGCCCCGTCCCGCGCCCGCCGACTCGCCAGGGCCGTACTGCCGGGGCCCGCCCCCGGCGCCAACGGGGCGGCCATGTACCGCCGTTGGTGGCTGCCGTGGCTGTGGACCGCGCCCGCGATCGCCTGCGCGGTGATCTTCGGCGTGTTCCCGTTCCTCAACACCATGCTGCTGTCGTTCACCAACGCCAAGCCGCTGGGCGGCGCGTACCGTTTCGTCGGGCTCGACAACTACACGCGGATGCTGGACGACTCGGACTTCTGGCTGGCGACCCGCAACAGCGTCCTGTACGCGCTGATCGTCGTACCGCTGATGGTGCTGCTGCCACTGCTGCTCGCCGTGCTGGTGGAGAAGAACCTGCCGGGCATCGGCTTCTTCCGGTCCGCCTTCTACACACCGGTGCTGGCCTCCAGCGTGGTCGTCGGTCTGAGCTGGCAGTGGCTGCTGGCCGACGACGGACTGGTCAACACCTGGCTGCAGAAGGCCCACTTGATCAGGTCGGCCGTCCCGTTCCTGTCGGACTCCTGGCTGATCCTGCTGTCCGCGATGGGCCTGACCCTGTGGAAGGGCCTCGGCTGGTACATGGTCTTCTACCTGGCCGCCCTCGGGAACGTCCCCAAAGAGCTCCACGAGGCCGCCGCCATGGACGGCGCCGGAGCGGCCCGCCGCTTCTGGCACATCACCGTGCCCGGCGTACGGCAGGCCATGATGCTCGTCGGCACCCTCACCGGCATCGGATCGCTCAGGGTCTTCACCGAGATCTACATGCTCGGCAGCGCCACCGGCGGCCCCGGCGGCGCCGACCGCACCCTGCCCTTCTACATCCGGGACGTCGGCCTGGACCCGATCACCGGCAACGCGGGGTACGGCTCGGCCGTCAGCGTGGCCCTGTTCCTGCTGACGCTGGGACTGACCCTGCTGGCGCAGCGCCTGACGAAGGAGGACGAGGCATGACGACCGCTGTCGCACCCAAGCGCCGCCGCCTGATGCCGCGTTGGCGGGACTACGGCCGCCCCCGCGAACTCGTCGTCCGCTATCTGCTGCTCCTCCTGGTCCTCGGCCTCACCGTCGGCCCGCTTCTC includes:
- a CDS encoding sugar ABC transporter permease, which produces MAATHTTNPVSVPGAEAKVSAPGPAPSRARRLARAVLPGPAPGANGAAMYRRWWLPWLWTAPAIACAVIFGVFPFLNTMLLSFTNAKPLGGAYRFVGLDNYTRMLDDSDFWLATRNSVLYALIVVPLMVLLPLLLAVLVEKNLPGIGFFRSAFYTPVLASSVVVGLSWQWLLADDGLVNTWLQKAHLIRSAVPFLSDSWLILLSAMGLTLWKGLGWYMVFYLAALGNVPKELHEAAAMDGAGAARRFWHITVPGVRQAMMLVGTLTGIGSLRVFTEIYMLGSATGGPGGADRTLPFYIRDVGLDPITGNAGYGSAVSVALFLLTLGLTLLAQRLTKEDEA